One window of the Coregonus clupeaformis isolate EN_2021a unplaced genomic scaffold, ASM2061545v1 scaf0174, whole genome shotgun sequence genome contains the following:
- the LOC123483970 gene encoding gamma-crystallin M3-like, translated as MAKIIFYEDRNFQGRSYETSSDCPELTSYLSKCNSCKVESGCFMVYDRSNFQGNQYFVRRGEYDDHQRMGMTDSVRSCRMIPMHKGQFRMQVYERENFGGQMDEAMDDCESVQERYRMSDCQSCKVMDGHWLMYEQPHFRGRQVYVRPGEYRNLREMGNSSVNRYSSMRRIMDSCEGQRH; from the exons ATGGCCAAG ATCATCTTCTACGAGGACAGGAACTTCCAGGGACGTTCCTATGAGACCAGCTCTGACTGCCCTGAGTTGACCTCCTACCTGAGCAAGTGCAACTCCTGCAAGGTGGAGAGCGGCTGCTTCATGGTGTACGACCGTTCCAACTTCCAGGGAAACCAGTACtttgtgaggagaggagagtacgATGACCACCAGCGTATGGGCATGACCGACTCCGTTCGCTCTTGCCGTATGATTCCCATG CACAAAGGACAGTTCAGGATGCAGGTCTATGAGAGAGAGAACTTCGGAGGTCAGATGGACGAAGCGATGGACGACTGCGAGTCTGTCCAGGAGCGCTACCGTATGTCCGACTGCCAGTCCTGCAAAGTGATGGACGGCCACTGGCTCATGTACGAGCAGCCCCACTTCAGAGGCAGGCAGGTGTACGTGAGGCCTGGAGAGTACAGGAACCTCAGAGAGATGGGAAACAGCTCCGTGAACAGATACAGCTCCATGAGACGTATCATGGATTCCTGCGAGGGTCAGCGTCATTGA